The following is a genomic window from Garra rufa chromosome 4, GarRuf1.0, whole genome shotgun sequence.
CATTTATGAATGTCAATACATTAGATAACCCAATGACATAACATTTGATTAATGAAAAGCGAGATACATGTGATGGTTACTCTGCTACATCTGTGTGTCCACAACTCAGCTTGAAACCAATTGGATAAACCTCATGGCAAAAATGACTAGGGAAAATTAAGTTAGTGCCAAGAAATTGTTTGGCTGGATTTGTTTGCAGAAacacttggtttgatattttcCTATCTAATGTAATAGTGTATCTACACAGTTTTTAGTTCTTTATCACAGTTCTGAATATTTAAAAGCAGAGCGTTTTAGATAATGTACTGGGAAAAATGGCCACATAATTTTTGCATATTCTTTCCTTGCCCTTGCCACAGTTCTGCAAAGCTTTAAACCACACTTCTCCTCATAGCAAATCTATAAAAATGGTTTAATAGTTTCTTTTGCCCTATCTTTTGAAGGCTCTGTGGTTTTTCCATTTAAAAGCTAGATATTGGCACAAATATGTCAAACGAATTCAACCGTGAGCAATTGTAACACGGCTGTGAACAGCTCTTAAAAACTAACCCTTGCCCCTTGACAAAAAGCTTTTACACGTTTTACAAACTCAatgcaattatttttaattaaaaaaaaaaatggaatgtgAGAGTCTAAATTCCCAAGCTTTTCCAGAATTAATTTATCTGGCAGTGTTTTATGATTAAGAACCTCCCACAGCATCTGGTTTCATTTTGACCTACACTGTTTGACCCTAAATAGACGACCCATTGCTTTATACTGTAATTTTCTGTATTACAGCTATCCGTCTATCTGTTTATTTTTATGCCTATCAATATTTCATGAGTTTAACTTGATAGTAAACATTCCTCCAGCCCAGTTATCTCTGCAAGCAATTATTTCGCTAGGAATATTGACGATTTTCAACTGTAAGGTTTATAAACAGAACATTGATGTTCCAAGATTAATGAATGATTCCAGAAGTTGTGAACAGCTAAAAATTTAGGGAGAGAGGCAACAAGTGATGAAGTTTATTTAAAAACTGAGAAGCCTTTGTGAGATCAAAACCAGTTAGATCCTCATATCCCTTGAAAGCCCAGCTGCTGAAACCTTATCAAAGACTGTCAAACAAAACAGTTGCATAACCCATATTTTGAACTCTACCAGAGCATGAGGTcagcttttcttttttaaaaaacatatataataggCCACACATGTAcatgtttaaaatgcattaaaagatTGCAGAAGATGAATAAGTCAACACTAAATGATGTGATGTCTAAGCTTTAGACATCACGCCCACACAAAATTAGAAACACCTCAGGAGTTTCGACGTAGTCATCAGATTGGTAGAATTATGCAAGTTTTCCAGAGAGATTAGCGAATAAAGAAAGCCATCATGTTTGCAACTGTGACAAtgattttcaaaagtatgtgaaatattaAAAGTTCGCGGTACAAAAGACCTACCCAATACtatgaacaaaaacaaatgtgatgtaaaaatgcaatcGCAAACATGTCTATTTAGCTCGttttttttgatctctcatctttcagctctttcatcgtgagtcatgtttttcacagaatttgtacccgaggattccgcatcctaagtccaatttccTGCTGGCTAGCGATACCGAACAAGCTAGTTATGTTCgcaaagcaaaacatatggagctgtaatcataactgtgtttgaaaatgattaaaagtgcttgctgttttaccacctctatagtgttcatttctgttgtaaactgcactgatatgtacttactggtaTGTATTTCGTGTCTTGTGAAaaggttcccacaggtatgtttttgtcatgagatcaggtagttaAAATAAGTTCAAGAGCCCCTAAACattacctgtcagtcatatggcctcATGGGCGGGCCTTGGCTATATTAAAACTACACTACATTAACAACCTACTATGTGTCAACATATGTATCCTAACAATGGTTACGAAAACAGCAACATGAAAATGGTAGTCATAATATAACTCAGTTTACCCTTACAAAACAAAGTCAAAACATGCCAAAAGAGCAAAGCAGGGCAGTGTCCGCTTATCGTAGTCAAACCAGAGATAAACGGCCTTGTTGTCCTTATATCCATCTCCTCCCACTGTGACTTCCTCCTTCCCTCTTCTCTCACATTAGTGCCAATTCCTGCAGGACGGCTTCTTGTCTGAGTCTCATTTATTTCTTTCCCTTGCGTCTCTTGTGTCATCTCTGGCTCGTTTCCCAATGCAATGCTTCTGGAGTTGCAACATCTTATCAAGAAACATATTCGTAGCAGTTTATCGGCTGGTTATTTAGAGATTTCTGCAAATATAAGTGCTAAACATGCAAATTTCTCAACTAGATTCGTGGAAGAAAGAGTCAAAGTTTATCCTTGTTTGTTCTGGGAGGTATCAAGTTTGTCTCTTTGACAACAGAATTCCAAAGTCATATTTTCCTGTTGTTCCACACAACTTAGGCACAAGATGCATGGGTGTAGCACTCAAAAATTCACTTTTACTtacagagggtttgcacttacgtcacggtttggtcagttacccggatgcacgggcatattggcgatacttggattaaaacaacagcatggattgcacagttaatgtactactgaatatgctgTTCTGCTCATTTTTGCTGTCTAAACCATAGAATAAAAACAGAGGCGGACAgcagtgaagtatttttactctgcTGTAAAAGTACTTTTCAAGTGTTTGTACTTTATcagagtgtttttctttagaaaactttacctcacaacattccaaagcataatattgtactttttactgcactatgtttcatattaaatatcatttattacttaattacattagaaattATTAGGTCATTAGAAATAAATTTGGGGCTgaacatagactattttaacaatgttcttgcCTTTCTGGGCGTTGGTAGTGCGTTGCTGtcgatgcagggtcagaaagctatcggatttcatcaaaaatatcagaatttatgacatgacagtgagtaattaatgacacaattttcattttggttgaACCCTTTAAACAATCCACTATCACATTCCAGCTCTTGGTTGGTTTCCCACTGAAGATAAACCAGGGTGCAACCTCGCTAGTACAGGAGACCTTCTGAAGAGAACCATGGTTGCTGCTGTCATTCTAGTCACTGGACTCCATGTGGTTGATACAGTATTTCAAATTTTTCTTTTGCAGACAACAGTAATTTCACTAGACTCACTCCTCAGCAACGAAAATGAAAAACGACTGTTGTAATCCTGATTTAGCGCTTGTTATCCACACAAAGACTTTTTCAGGTCTGTAAAGCTGTGAAATATCAATCAAACAATGATGTTCAAACATACACCAAAAATCTGTTTGCATATTGTTCAGTTTGACCATGTAGCACTGACCGTATCTGAGAGAGTGTGGGAATAATGTGAAACGGGGCAGTGCGGTTTGGCTTGTTCCCAATGTTTTCCTGTGTTCTGTGTCTGCAGGTGGCTCTTCAGGAGACGGAGAAGAGGAAATGAGCCAGGAGTGGTTATAAAAAATCAAGAGGGCTgactaatgtgtgtgtgtgtgtgtgtatatcatATATTACGGATAGATGTAATTTTTACATTAATTGATATGACAGACAAACGTCTATCTCAGATGTCTGTTTGGCAGAACTAATCTGAAAATCTGAACCGAATATGATTTATACAGCATTGCAGATGTTAATCTCGTAACACTGCATTCTCTAGAGCCTCCTCTGCATCTCCATGCAAGGATTGGCTTTTTCTTTTTGACAGGGCTTGTGCACCTACAGGACTTCAGCCAGCAAACCAGATGGTGCACCCTCTGCTTTTTCTGCTCTCCTTGAATGACTGTTTCTCCAATTCTTGGGTAAGAGGGGGAGACTCCACTCTCTGAACCTTTTCCCACAGCTCCTCTCCCACAGATGTCTGACCTTTGGGTCAGAGTTGGAGATTGTGAGTGGACAGAAAGACTTGTGCAAACATCTGCACAAATGATTTCACCTGACAAAGCACGCTGGCCGTCTCCAAATCTCAGCGTAGTGACCCAACACGGCTTCAGCGGGCTGGTTGATTAAGCTGGAAAAGATATCAGGAAAAGTTGTACATCATAGCTCTCCAGCCTGTTTAACACTGAGACATTAATGACTTATTTTTTACTAGGAATAGGTTTATTTTCAGGCTTAATTGGGCTTTAAAAACAGCATCTTGAGCTTGTATCCTTATTTGGGATGAAAACAGGCAGTTTTAATGTGGCTATGTTGGTTAGCTCTGTCCTGTTCTGTCCTTTGGTTACACTTTAGACATCATATTCCCAAACACAGTGGTTGTTCTCCCCAGTGTGGTACCAGAAACCCCAAACAAAAGGACCATTCAGCCCCTTGTGTAATACTTGATGAAAGATAAGACATTGCAGACTTTTTGCTCTTGCACTGCTTTTCCTTCTGGCTGTTTTTCTATAATGTTTTACAAGGTTTTTATAGTCATATATTAGCGGACAATGTCTCTACATGTCTCCTGTGTTTACCGGGTGTCAGCTTTCAGATTGTACAGAATGTCCCTCCGGGCTCCAAGTTTCTCCAAAGTTATAATTTTGGTTTAAGGATAATCATAGAGTATTCTTCAAGTTTCACAAAGCTTTCATGAAAGTCTTTTCATTCGGTTCATCACCAGAACAGCTCAAAACCTTAAAAGCAGAATTGTGTGTTTCAAGAATTACTGGTGGTAATTTCTAAAAGTCTCGAGAGATTCACGTGCGTAATTGGAAGACAGAATCTTACAGCAATGGTGTGGAATATATGGATATTTAGATGGGTGGCATTTGTAAACGTTTGCACCGTTGTAAATTATAAACCAGAGCTGCCACCACATGTGAGGTGACTCCCAGGGCAATATGTTTGTCTCTGCGGATTCTGTATAGATTTTACAGATGTCTGTTTGATGCAGTATTTTCATATTCTTAAGCTAGAAGGAAAAATCCTACAGGAAGTGACTGCTTTAGATGACTGTGGCTGGGAGGGGAGCTTCTGCTCTGTGGAATAGAAGTACTGTGGTTTGAGGCCTTTCTCTCTGTATATCTGTGTCAATTTAGGGTTGCTGCTTTTTTCGTTCTCTCCAAAGGGTTCCGGTCTATGGTCTCTGGCAGACAGACACTGGTAATTACTTCCATCTTCCGCCACAGACGCAATGTCCAGCATGGAGCAAATACCCTATACATCCACCCACTCACACTAAGCTTTTCTCCCTCTACGGAGAGTTTGTTCTTCGCATTCATCTTTATGATTCTAAATTCTCATCCAACCTTTTGTGTCTAGTCTCCCTAGTGGCTTGTTGCTGAGATGGAGATGGAGAGAACTTGTTCACTCATTATGGTCCACAAATTCCCAAAGCATTTCATTCATGTGATATATTAGCCCTGGAGCATGAGAAATACTATCTACGTCTACAGTTAAATTAATCTTGACAGATAAACCTGCAGTAATAAGCTCTTTAGACAGGCTTGTGATTACATAATGTCTTGGGTTTTTAAAGAGAGAATGGCCTCTTCTGAAGCATAGCAATGAACAAAAGGCATCTGGGAACAAAAATGGGGATCCATCGCCCTCTTCTGGAGAGGTTGAGGAGAAACCAGAAAGTGatgtgggccattctacagaattggtgcgaactgctgtcccacaatcaaaaaacacatttatctaTTGAAACACATAATGTTtcaaatattagtaagcttaatatatataaaatcataattttgtgGGTACTTTCAATTAAGAGGTGGCTATCCCGATCCCCAACCTCTAAATTTCAACTTTCAaaactatattgaaaaaaatgattttagattttttagaagTAGAAGTGAAAACaatatgcattttatattttctttgtaaaccatgaaacttgaaaaaaatgtgCCCCGTATTTTcaagtcactaccgaaacagtgtatgttttagtccaggAGTGCCCAAGCCTGTtcttggagatctaccatccaataaagttcagctccaaaactaatcaaacacaactgaacaagctaattaatctcttaggtagcgcttgataattacagacagctttGTTAAAGCAGGGCGgtaactaaagtctgcaggtaggtagatctccaggaaaagGGTTGGTTTTAGTCTTTTGGccgagactgattttaactacacccctatatttatgatcaggaaatattccagTGTCacctctcatagctacatggagAGTATATAGGTCCTATAATtttaaggtaaatgtgttcaaaagtctgacacacctttttttttgggtgttaccccataacatttagtttttatctgTGTACAACTGTGCTAGCTTACCATGTGCTGACTAGCATCTTAGGCTTAAAAGTATCTAAAAaggtcactactgaaacattaaGTTTTTGTTgtgagacagttttttttttctctctatacaatttagtttttatgcgtgtacaactgttcagaactgtgctagctaaccatgtgctgattaacaTCGAAACAAGAAACAGCCTGATTAACTTTATGCCCTTTACAAAGATTGGATTCTTAATAGAAATGTCTTAAATcacatttgaaatattgttaaaatgataatttacttaattttattaaaatatatacacgGTAGATGCAAACAAAATCTGAATAGATCAATACAACCCTTCTTAAGTTATACATTACCATGTTTCGGTAGTGTCAAATTCAGAAAGAGGAAAAATAATCCAAAATACAATACgcaaattaactgcacaattactagaacgGCCCATATAGAGACTGGCATGGACAGGAGAATCAGTCTTCAAAGTTGAAATTAACTTTCTTTTTATGGTATAAAGGTGAAACCTTTTCACTAGTAATGAGTAGACAATGTGTGGATTACGGTTATGCTGTACTGTCTGTAACAAGCTTATATCAGGGAATAATGGTTTAGTTCAGGCACTTAAAACTTATGAGCTAAAGGAACATTACAAACAATTATATAACGTTACAATTTATTCATTAGCTGGAAAGACACATAATGGGGACACTAAAATACACTGTATAGTAGGAATAACCTGTACCTGAGTGCAGAATGTGCAAAAGAATCAAATACGGATTCTAACGTTTCTGTAGTTAAACCACCATTTCACCCATTTGACTAACAGATTGGAAAAGTACAGCCCGTTTCAGTACagataatacatttatttattaaaacatttaaaagtgacAAGACAAAACTTAAAACGTTAGACGTTAGTCCGACTGTTGTGAATGGTTCTTGGACTGTCTGCAGAGTTGAGCAATTGGTTTGTATCTTCTTATTGGATGCGCTTTAAATGTTGAAACCTGAAAAATAAGTCAAAACAGGCATTTTACATTTGATCGTTTAcagcaggggttctcaactctggccctcaaggtccactttcctgcagagctTAGTTCCAACCCTAATCGACACACGTGAACAAGCTAATCGAGATCTTCAGGATtgctagaaagttacaggcaggagAGTTTGATCAAGGCTGGAGCCAAACACTGCTGGAAAGTAGAttttgagggccagagttgagaacctctagTTTCCAGCACCTTCGGAGGACAGCGTTCTCACCCACTGCAGTTCTTGCTCCTGGCGCATCATTTGTAGTCTCCTCTCACGCTGAACTTTCCGTGCAGCATCCCGCTCATCAAAAGAGAATGGCTCGAAAGGGGTTGACGAAAGCCAATTATCGTATGCGTCATAACGTGGACGTCTCAACGTAAAAAAATCATATTGGATTTCTCTTTGGTTATCTGCATGAGCAGGTAAAGCTGCTCCTGAAGATCCGTCATCTGCCAAGACTGGAAAAGTCATAATTTCATTAGATCAGGCCATCACAAATAATGCAGTTGATGTCCACTTACACTCTTGAGGCACCAGGCCAGTGCTAAAACTGCAGTGAACACTAGCTTACAAAATACTGTACTGCATACTATCTCTACTATATAAAGcaatagctatatatatataatcctcttaaaggtccactgaagtgccttgaaccacgcagcgttattctatgtggtgacgtacttttaactgaaaaaaaaaaaaaaaaacatatcgctaagccccgcccacttattttgaagagccaatagcgttccattaatatctgctcgggccagagccgttgagctcggtaaagccgcatttgtaagcttatgacagcagtctaataaattaccccatagattcaatatgaaaacaaaatagtgatcataatcatgctgagacatgccgatcgcacatgtgagcgcatatgatctgctctgtcttattgcgtctctgtgtagggggcgggaagctacagactctagagagcatttgattggactgaacgtttgatgagaaactgaagtgcacggtgatatcatcaaaatcgtttattcatattggcggaagtgacgagacagtaagttttgaatgcccatatcttgtaaaagcgaattttgtcattgttttgaagcacactagcttatagataatcttaaggctaatatattcatactaaaagccaaaaaaaactttaattttgatttcaggggaaCTTTAAGTGTATAGCTTTGtggaatacactcttaaaaataaaggttccaaaagggtgtttttgcagtgatgccatagaagaaccattttggctCCCCAAAGAACTTTTAATGAACGGTTCCTTAAAGAATCTTTTTGAAGAAcactttaaaaatctaaagaacctttcctgcatttgaaaggttccatagatgttcaaggttctttatggaaccactgatgccaataaagaacctttattttttaaagtgtatggTATTCTGTAGTCAGCTCAAAACTGGACATTTTGAAAAAGGATGCGGCTATTCTGGCATTttatgcagaaaaaaaatatatgcataCTACACACACACTGAAGCAATACCAATAGTAGTAACGTTACGTACAATCATTCTGAGCCATTTCAAGCGCATAAACTTAGTTTTCACTTCATAATAAAACGGGATAAATGTAATGactattataattgttatttttaaaccTGCACACTTATCTGTCAGTCACACAGTACGGAAAAGCAAATGTTGTGGTTCTTACCAGTTTCACAGCTGTCCTGTTTTtgcagaggggcgacgacggccAAAGCGTACTGGCGGTTAGGCGAGAACGCTAACGGCTgtctacttttaaacacacttttGTAGCTCTTCTCCGGTTCTGTACCTGCGGAAAAATGGTTAAGATGTCAGAAACGTTAAGCGAAAGAAACGCCAAAAGCTCTCAACGTTGCTGCTCCGCGTGCGCGCGCTTGATCCCCTCTGAAAGAGTTGCTATGGAGACCGCGTCACGCGCACAAAACAGACTGAAACGGCAGAGATTTAGACACTTCACGGTTGAAAAACGTCAACATTACGGTATGTTTTAAAGATAGCGTCGAGATAACTTGCTTGACATACAGTAACACGAAAGCAACTAAAAATATAGAAAGTTTAACTCGCACTGAATACTTGGTAGTAACATAATTAACGTTAGTAACTTAGGTCAGAAGTGCTTGAGACCATCTCAACAGCTTAAAAATGAACCTTTGTCTAAAATGTGTGCTTAAAATGCAGAATATCTGTTAAATAACGTTACTAGTAAAACGCTTTACTACGACAACAGTATTTTATACTATAATGTTGTTTAAATTATTAACAGTCTAACCTGAATAACTCTGTGCCGCGTCCGTTAGTTCAGCGTTATGTTGAGCCATGATATCTAACGTTACCGTCTGTTACTGTGATCGAAAGATTGAACACCGTTTTCATCTAAACGATTCCTCCATTATATAACTTTCCGTGGGTCCATTTATTGAGGTTAATTGTCTACAGCTGCAGTGAAGTGCTAAATCATGCAGAGGTGTCGTTTGATTTCAGGGTCAAGATTATGTAAAGCAGTGGGAAAGAATTAATGCGTTGATTTagcttattaaaatataattttcatatAATTGTCATTAAAAGTAACATGTATTATTTGTAGCTCATGAGCCAATCAGAGGGGCGGAgctctgaggaggaggaggaggaggaaggctCTAGTCAGAGGGCCACGCCCATTTCGGCAATAGCTCCAGAAGCTGATCCACATCATGAACAACCTGCTGTCATATCATCAAATCCGGCCCTGCAGTGCCTGGAACAGGTAGAAGCTCTGAAAATGATAATAATTCATCTAGTTCATCTGTGTTTTCCCTTCCTTTGAAACTGGTGAAGTACCATGAAACTAATGTGATTATTACTCTGAGTACAACTGTTATATATATTGGTAGTTGATCTGTACAGAAAACTCTTTCAGTATTCAGTGGAATGCGAAATTTTGGGAACCCCTtacagaatctgtgaaaatgtggataattttaacaaaataaaagagatcatacaaaatgtatgttattttttatttagtactgttctgagtaagatattttacataaaagatgtttacatacagtctacAAGAcacaaaaatagctgaaattattaaaataacccccttcaaaagtttgggaaaccttggttcttaatactgtggttACCTGTATGATctagttaaactgagcactgttcttcagaaaaaaaattccaggtcctgcagattcttcagttttccagcatcttttgtatattttaaccctttccagcagtgactatgattttaagatccatcttttcacactgaggacaattgagggactcgaacacaactattaaaaaggttaaaacattcactgatgctccagaaggaaacacaatgcattaagagcggggggtgtaaacttttgaactggatgAAGAAGTCCAAATTTGTCTTATACAAAATACAGTTTTTGTATataaagggtttgcacttacgttacCCAGAtatgcggccatattggcgatactcggatgtaaacaacagcattgactgcacggttaatgtactagtgtatatgtttttctgctaatttatgctgcctAAACCATGGAACAATcgcgtggaagctgctaaatcatatagagaaggacttagtaagcaggaaagggtgcaatattttggcaggctatagtactccaaatgtttttcctgactgattagtacagcccaaaacatgacaataattgactattttcagcagcagtaaatagcaaaatatgcaagttttgttgcATAGTGGAATTGTTTTctttcagtgctgccaatatgacAGACTGATGACGTGTCTTGGAAACAGTCTGTTCAACATACAGTATCAAAATTGAGTTGAGTACAAAAATGTAATGACTGAATGACTGTGTGCGAGAAAGACCAAAACCAACTCTTAACGTTTAGATacagttttatttgttttgtaaaaAATATGAATGTACCTTTAAAAGCACAAATTGAGGTGATTGATAAAAATTCTCCAATATACAAACAGTTTCTGAAAAAGTAGGCTAATAATGATTAGAAAAACTAAACTTATTAACTTCTGACTGGTAAGTAAAAAACACTGTTCATCAAGGTCTAGTCACACAGCAAtactttaaaatcttttaaaatccCAT
Proteins encoded in this region:
- the sinup gene encoding siaz-interacting nuclear protein, with the translated sequence FSAGTEPEKSYKSVFKSRQPLAFSPNRQYALAVVAPLQKQDSCETVLADDGSSGAALPAHADNQREIQYDFFTLRRPRYDAYDNWLSSTPFEPFSFDERDAARKVQRERRLQMMRQEQELQWVSTFKAHPIRRYKPIAQLCRQSKNHSQQSD